One genomic window of Bradyrhizobium sp. CCGE-LA001 includes the following:
- a CDS encoding branched-chain amino acid ABC transporter permease, giving the protein MSRFVERHPAWALIAIIAVAILLWLVFAVWPPGLEEAIGRKRVFLNAVFNGITLGGLYFLVASGFTLIFGLMRNVNLAHGSLYLFGGYVGYAISAATGSWILSFIVAFILTALVGVLLQVIVFRRMEGQDLRQTMVTIGLSIVFADLMLWACGGNFYQIQTPNWLIGPIELPLVTAIKSSGEPVYLRYPLVRLVIFAASVVIGVGMWLALNRTRIGMIIRAGVDDRDILAATGVRIQLVFVLVFAFGAGLAGIAGVVGGTFQSLSPGEDIRFLLASLVVVIVGGMGSIPGAALGALIIGLAEQLGSVYIPTYAIVVTFLIMVLVLAIRPQGLLARR; this is encoded by the coding sequence ATGAGCCGCTTCGTCGAACGCCATCCCGCCTGGGCACTAATTGCGATCATTGCCGTTGCGATCTTGCTCTGGCTGGTCTTTGCGGTCTGGCCGCCCGGGCTCGAAGAGGCGATCGGCCGCAAGCGCGTCTTCCTCAACGCCGTCTTCAACGGCATCACGCTCGGGGGCCTCTACTTCCTCGTCGCCAGCGGCTTCACGCTGATCTTCGGCCTGATGCGCAACGTCAATCTCGCGCACGGCTCGCTCTATCTGTTCGGCGGCTATGTCGGTTACGCCATCAGCGCTGCGACCGGCTCCTGGATCCTCAGCTTCATCGTCGCCTTCATCCTGACCGCGCTGGTCGGCGTCCTGCTTCAGGTCATCGTGTTTCGCCGGATGGAAGGACAGGATCTCCGGCAGACCATGGTGACGATCGGCCTTTCGATCGTATTCGCCGACCTCATGCTGTGGGCCTGCGGCGGCAACTTCTATCAGATCCAGACGCCGAACTGGCTGATCGGCCCCATCGAGCTGCCGCTGGTCACGGCGATCAAATCCTCGGGCGAGCCGGTCTATCTCAGATATCCCTTGGTGCGGCTCGTGATCTTCGCCGCGTCCGTGGTCATTGGCGTCGGAATGTGGCTCGCGCTCAACCGCACCCGCATCGGCATGATCATCCGCGCCGGCGTCGATGATCGCGACATCCTCGCTGCGACCGGCGTGCGCATCCAGCTCGTCTTCGTGCTGGTCTTCGCTTTCGGCGCCGGACTTGCCGGCATCGCCGGCGTCGTCGGCGGCACTTTCCAGTCATTGTCGCCCGGCGAGGACATCCGCTTTCTGCTCGCCTCGCTCGTCGTCGTGATCGTGGGGGGCATGGGCTCGATCCCCGGCGCCGCGCTCGGGGCGCTGATCATCGGCCTCGCCGAACAGCTCGGCTCGGTCTACATCCCGACCTACGCCATCGTCGTGACCTTCCTGATCATGGTGCTGGTGCTGGCGATCCGGCCGCAAGGCCTATTGGCGAGGCGCTGA
- a CDS encoding branched-chain amino acid ABC transporter permease, protein MSLAHDARLAVSPAPMAQRPTRVWPEINHPAAWIVAVILLIMPLIASGFFLIEIFASTLILGTMALSLMFLAGYGGMVSLMQLTIAGFSAYMVAVFGVSGNANISLGWPWWLAVPMALALATAFGTLGGALAVRTEGIYTIMITLAIGAAFYYFTNQNWAIFNGHTGINTVATPHFWGVNWRADVPFYYVVLAVAALCYFAVEYVSRAPFGLALQGVRDNPRRMAALGFNVNAHRIAAYAFASFVAALAGVLQVWNYRQISPGSVSVGACIDVLIIAVVGGITRPIGPFIGALIFVLLRTFALDFLVRLGLDGNRFRLLIGLGFLAIVFWSSDGVIGLWQRWRQRQRRGADRSGGGRRHG, encoded by the coding sequence ATGTCGCTCGCCCACGATGCCCGCCTTGCCGTAAGCCCCGCCCCGATGGCGCAGCGCCCGACGCGGGTGTGGCCGGAGATCAACCATCCCGCGGCCTGGATCGTCGCGGTCATTCTCCTGATCATGCCGCTGATCGCGAGCGGCTTCTTCCTGATCGAGATCTTCGCCTCCACCCTGATCCTCGGCACCATGGCGCTGAGCCTGATGTTCCTCGCAGGCTATGGCGGCATGGTCAGCCTGATGCAGCTCACCATCGCCGGTTTCTCCGCCTACATGGTCGCCGTGTTCGGGGTCAGCGGCAACGCCAATATCAGCCTGGGCTGGCCGTGGTGGCTCGCGGTCCCGATGGCGCTGGCGCTGGCGACCGCGTTCGGCACGCTTGGCGGCGCGCTCGCGGTGCGCACCGAGGGCATCTACACCATCATGATCACGCTCGCGATTGGAGCTGCGTTCTACTATTTCACCAACCAGAACTGGGCGATCTTCAACGGCCATACCGGCATCAACACCGTGGCCACGCCGCATTTCTGGGGCGTAAACTGGCGCGCCGACGTTCCCTTCTACTACGTCGTACTCGCGGTCGCCGCGCTCTGCTATTTCGCCGTCGAATATGTCTCGCGCGCGCCCTTCGGGCTCGCGCTTCAAGGCGTACGCGACAATCCCAGGCGCATGGCCGCGCTCGGCTTCAACGTCAATGCGCACCGCATCGCCGCCTATGCGTTCGCCTCCTTCGTGGCGGCGCTGGCCGGCGTGCTCCAGGTCTGGAACTACCGCCAGATCTCGCCTGGATCGGTCAGCGTCGGCGCCTGCATCGACGTGCTGATCATCGCCGTCGTCGGCGGCATCACCCGCCCGATCGGGCCCTTCATCGGCGCGCTGATCTTCGTGCTGCTGCGCACCTTCGCGCTCGACTTCCTGGTCAGGCTCGGGCTCGACGGCAACCGCTTCCGCCTGCTGATCGGGCTGGGCTTCCTCGCCATCGTGTTCTGGTCTTCGGATGGCGTCATCGGCCTGTGGCAGCGCTGGCGCCAGCGTCAGCGTCGCGGCGCCGACCGCTCCGGCGGAGGGCGCCGCCATGGATAG
- a CDS encoding ABC transporter permease, with protein sequence MNEARRTSAALEVRGLDVYYGHSHALQGVDLTLESGVFSVVGRNGMGKTTLCKAIMGLVAVSGGSIRVRGEDITRRPPAQIARLGVGYVPQGRRLWRSLSVDEHLRLAGGLRPGAWTVERIYETFPRLAERKDHGGGQLSGGEQQMLAISRALLTNPQLLIMDEPTEGLAPVIVAQVEEMLLRLGEDGDMSVLVIEQNIGVATAISRNVAIMVNGRINRIIDSARLAADRELQQRLLGVGLHAELEPDIDVATPGAEAKPAPVPRRAGPVRIYISNPTLPTRWSQPVPIARIEAAARTLSTQVARLDETARRKRESTTAQASGPPVVLVVGTLDTKGQELRFIRDIIAESGLRTRLVDVSTSGKHSSCDVSAQEIALNHGRGGSAVFGPDRGAAVTAMADAFANWLRRQGNVAGVISAGGSGAASLVAPGMRSLPVGVPKLIISSVASGDVGPYVGPADITMMYSVADVQGLNSISRAVLANGAHAIGGMVKARLDTRGATARQAGGLPSVGITMFGVTTPAVQKITAELRDDFECLVFHATGVGGRSMEKLIESGQLAGVIDLTTTEICDLLMGGVFPATEDRFGAIIRSRLPYVGSVGALDMVNFGAPETIPERYRGRKFHVHNPQVTLMRTTAEENERMGRWIGERLNQMDGPVRFLLPEGGVSALDARGQPFWDPDADAALFRTLERTVRQTGNRQLIRIPKNINDPDFAAAIVSAFRTLFGRAGTRRRVAR encoded by the coding sequence ATGAATGAGGCCCGCCGCACCAGCGCAGCGCTCGAGGTCCGCGGCCTCGACGTCTATTATGGCCACTCGCACGCGCTGCAAGGGGTCGATCTCACGCTGGAGAGCGGCGTCTTCTCCGTCGTCGGTCGTAACGGCATGGGCAAGACCACGCTCTGCAAGGCGATTATGGGGCTGGTGGCCGTGAGCGGCGGCTCGATCCGCGTCCGCGGCGAGGACATCACGCGGCGGCCGCCGGCCCAGATCGCCCGGCTCGGTGTCGGCTATGTGCCGCAGGGTCGCCGCCTCTGGCGCTCGCTCAGCGTCGACGAGCATCTGCGGCTGGCCGGCGGGCTGCGGCCCGGCGCCTGGACCGTCGAGCGCATCTACGAGACCTTTCCGCGTCTGGCCGAACGCAAGGATCACGGCGGAGGCCAGCTCTCCGGCGGCGAGCAGCAGATGCTGGCGATCTCGCGCGCGCTGCTCACCAATCCGCAGCTCCTGATCATGGACGAGCCGACCGAAGGCCTCGCGCCCGTGATCGTGGCACAGGTCGAGGAGATGCTGTTGAGGCTGGGTGAAGACGGCGACATGTCCGTGCTCGTGATCGAACAGAACATCGGCGTCGCCACCGCGATCTCCCGCAACGTCGCGATCATGGTCAACGGCCGCATCAACCGCATCATCGACTCCGCGCGCCTCGCCGCCGACCGCGAGCTCCAGCAGCGCCTGCTCGGTGTCGGGCTTCACGCCGAGCTCGAGCCGGATATCGACGTCGCTACACCGGGGGCCGAGGCCAAACCGGCGCCGGTGCCTCGCCGCGCCGGCCCGGTCCGCATCTACATCTCCAACCCGACGCTCCCCACAAGATGGTCGCAGCCGGTGCCGATCGCCCGCATCGAGGCGGCCGCACGTACGCTCTCGACCCAGGTCGCGCGGCTCGACGAGACAGCGCGGCGCAAGCGCGAGTCGACGACAGCGCAGGCCTCCGGGCCTCCCGTGGTGCTGGTCGTCGGCACGCTCGACACCAAAGGCCAGGAGCTGCGCTTCATCCGCGACATCATCGCGGAAAGCGGCCTGCGCACGCGCCTGGTCGATGTTTCGACCAGCGGCAAGCATTCATCCTGCGATGTCTCCGCGCAAGAGATCGCCCTGAATCATGGCCGCGGCGGCTCCGCCGTATTCGGCCCGGATCGCGGAGCGGCCGTGACCGCGATGGCAGATGCATTCGCCAATTGGCTGCGGCGCCAGGGCAATGTCGCAGGCGTGATTTCGGCCGGTGGCTCAGGCGCGGCCTCGTTGGTCGCCCCAGGTATGCGCAGCCTCCCCGTCGGTGTGCCCAAGCTGATCATCTCCTCTGTCGCCTCCGGCGATGTCGGGCCTTATGTCGGACCGGCCGATATCACGATGATGTATTCGGTCGCCGACGTGCAGGGACTGAACTCGATTTCGCGCGCAGTGCTGGCCAACGGCGCCCATGCGATCGGCGGCATGGTCAAGGCGCGGCTCGATACGCGCGGCGCAACGGCGCGCCAGGCGGGCGGCCTGCCTTCGGTCGGCATCACCATGTTCGGCGTCACCACGCCGGCCGTGCAGAAGATCACAGCCGAGCTGCGCGACGATTTCGAGTGCCTGGTGTTCCACGCAACTGGCGTCGGCGGCCGTTCCATGGAGAAGCTCATCGAGTCCGGCCAGCTCGCCGGCGTCATCGACCTGACCACGACCGAGATCTGCGACCTCTTGATGGGCGGCGTGTTTCCGGCGACGGAAGACCGCTTTGGCGCGATCATCCGCAGCCGCCTACCCTATGTCGGCTCGGTCGGCGCGCTCGACATGGTCAATTTCGGCGCACCGGAGACCATTCCCGAACGCTACCGCGGCCGCAAATTCCACGTCCACAATCCGCAGGTGACGTTGATGCGGACCACGGCCGAAGAGAACGAGCGCATGGGCCGCTGGATCGGCGAGCGGCTCAACCAGATGGATGGCCCGGTGCGCTTCCTCCTGCCTGAGGGCGGGGTTTCCGCGCTCGATGCGCGCGGCCAGCCGTTCTGGGATCCGGACGCCGACGCGGCACTGTTCCGCACGCTGGAGCGCACGGTACGGCAGACCGGCAACCGTCAGCTCATTCGCATCCCCAAGAACATCAACGATCCCGACTTTGCCGCCGCGATCGTCAGCGCGTTCCGGACCCTGTTCGGCCGCGCCGGCACGCGCCGAAGAGTAGCGAGGTGA
- a CDS encoding ABC transporter ATP-binding protein: MDSVAQRLSVVGAGAALELRGVTRLFGALAALTDVTITVRPGERRAVLGSNGAGKTTLFNCITGDFPPSSGTIRFFGEDVTHFPPYERIRRGLRRTYQISALFPGLTVQDNVYLACRGVSRGRFSFLRPGQNDALMHAADNLVQAVHLSAVKDQRVAELAHGQQRQLEIALALAGAPRFVLFDEPAAGLSPTERAELIEILTSLPAHIGYIIIEHDMDVALRVVESVTMMHNGRVFKEGLPQEIESDPEVQELYLGGGHE, from the coding sequence ATGGATAGCGTCGCCCAGCGTCTTTCCGTGGTGGGTGCCGGCGCTGCGCTGGAGCTGCGCGGCGTGACGCGGTTGTTCGGCGCGCTCGCCGCGCTGACCGACGTCACCATCACCGTGCGTCCCGGCGAGCGGCGCGCCGTGCTCGGCTCCAACGGCGCGGGGAAGACCACGCTGTTCAACTGCATCACCGGCGATTTCCCGCCCTCCTCCGGGACCATCCGCTTCTTCGGCGAGGACGTCACGCATTTCCCGCCCTATGAGCGCATCCGGCGCGGGCTGCGCCGGACCTACCAGATCTCGGCGCTGTTCCCCGGCCTGACCGTGCAGGACAACGTCTATCTCGCCTGTCGCGGCGTCTCGCGCGGACGCTTCTCGTTCCTGCGTCCGGGCCAGAACGATGCCCTGATGCATGCGGCGGACAATCTCGTGCAGGCCGTGCATCTGTCCGCCGTGAAGGACCAGCGCGTGGCCGAGCTCGCGCATGGCCAGCAGCGCCAGCTCGAGATCGCGCTCGCGCTCGCCGGCGCGCCGCGCTTCGTCCTGTTTGACGAGCCGGCCGCGGGCCTGTCGCCGACCGAACGCGCCGAGCTGATCGAGATCCTGACCTCGCTGCCGGCCCACATCGGCTACATCATCATCGAGCACGACATGGACGTCGCCTTGCGCGTCGTCGAGAGCGTCACGATGATGCACAACGGCCGCGTCTTCAAGGAAGGCCTGCCGCAGGAGATCGAGTCCGATCCTGAGGTGCAGGAGCTCTACCTCGGAGGCGGCCATGAATGA